A genomic segment from Haloarcula limicola encodes:
- a CDS encoding branched-chain amino acid ABC transporter permease codes for MGVRDLVGRRFSAHAQTDVLSGRVRLGLFGAGVVAVLFAPVAQVVHPFWMDLVTHMFIFALFALSLDFVFGYAGLLSFGHAAMFGAGGYAAALLIQNVTASALLVLPAAIVVGAVVAAIIGWLSVSARGIYFAMLTLAFAQLFYTIAFNDIPAMLLGVEAVTNGDNGLVGITSLTLFGMDTGSLMSYYYLSLAILAGMLAVVTRLANSPFGRVLQAIRENEDRVAFIGYNVDRYKIVAFTISGAMAGLAGGLWVPFNSTATTSMLHWTTSGELIVMTLLGGMGTLWGPIAGAFLVVFLEDSLSAIGNWEIYLGIVYIVIVIFAPRGLAGIFQTVRKNPHPKVLLRRAGDALTTYREKVFQ; via the coding sequence ATGGGCGTGAGAGACCTCGTCGGCCGTCGCTTCTCCGCGCACGCGCAGACGGACGTCCTCAGCGGCCGAGTTCGCCTCGGTCTGTTCGGTGCCGGCGTCGTCGCGGTGCTGTTCGCACCGGTCGCACAGGTGGTCCATCCGTTCTGGATGGACCTCGTGACCCACATGTTCATCTTCGCGCTGTTCGCGCTCAGCCTGGACTTCGTCTTCGGCTACGCCGGCCTACTCTCCTTCGGCCACGCCGCCATGTTCGGCGCCGGCGGCTACGCGGCCGCGTTACTGATACAGAACGTGACGGCCAGCGCGTTGCTCGTCCTGCCGGCGGCCATCGTCGTCGGCGCCGTCGTCGCGGCGATCATCGGCTGGTTGAGCGTCTCCGCGCGCGGTATCTACTTCGCCATGCTCACGCTGGCGTTCGCCCAACTGTTCTACACGATCGCGTTCAACGACATCCCCGCGATGCTGCTCGGCGTCGAGGCGGTGACGAACGGCGACAACGGGCTGGTCGGCATCACGTCGCTCACGCTGTTCGGGATGGACACCGGTTCCCTGATGTCGTACTACTACCTCTCGCTCGCCATACTCGCGGGGATGCTGGCAGTCGTGACCCGGCTCGCGAACTCGCCGTTCGGTCGGGTGCTGCAGGCCATCCGCGAGAACGAGGACCGCGTCGCGTTCATCGGCTACAACGTCGACCGGTACAAGATCGTCGCGTTCACTATCAGCGGCGCGATGGCCGGACTGGCGGGCGGGCTCTGGGTGCCGTTCAACAGCACCGCCACCACGTCGATGCTCCACTGGACGACCAGTGGGGAACTGATAGTGATGACGCTGCTGGGCGGCATGGGCACGCTCTGGGGTCCGATAGCCGGCGCGTTCCTCGTCGTGTTCCTCGAGGACTCGCTCTCGGCCATCGGGAACTGGGAGATCTACCTCGGGATCGTCTACATCGTCATCGTCATCTTCGCCCCCCGCGGGCTGGCCGGAATCTTCCAGACGGTTCGAAAGAACCCGCACCCGAAAGTCCTGCTGCGCAGAGCGGGCGACGCGCTGACGACCTATCGGGAGAAGGTCTTCCAGTAG
- a CDS encoding branched-chain amino acid ABC transporter permease: MVFEGIAKTALLGFEMGMTLVLVTVGLTLIFGMMDVINFAHGSLYMLGAYFGLAVVGVTGNWWAALLVAPLLVGLLGGLIEYFSIRPLYGRNPLYHILLTFGFAIMLHGLVTEIWGGQVQNISTPAVLDGSVDLVLFSYPLFRLFVLGVSIAVTAALWLAIRQSDFGIVMRASAHDSEMVDALGTDVNRVFTAVFVLGAVLAGLAGVLLGTARAVDPGMAASVIIQAFAIVVIGGLGSYRGAVVGAFIVGMLNAFGPMFAPQFTDALLYLLMAAVLLVKPAGLFGNPEAT; this comes from the coding sequence ATGGTGTTCGAGGGAATCGCGAAGACCGCGCTGCTCGGATTCGAGATGGGGATGACCCTCGTGCTCGTCACCGTGGGCCTGACGCTGATATTCGGCATGATGGACGTCATCAACTTCGCTCACGGGTCGCTGTACATGCTCGGCGCGTACTTCGGTCTCGCAGTCGTCGGGGTGACCGGAAACTGGTGGGCCGCGCTCCTGGTCGCGCCGCTACTGGTCGGTCTCCTCGGCGGCCTCATCGAGTACTTCTCGATACGGCCGCTGTACGGCAGGAATCCGCTCTATCACATCCTCTTGACGTTCGGGTTCGCCATCATGCTCCACGGACTAGTCACGGAGATATGGGGCGGGCAGGTACAGAACATCTCGACGCCGGCGGTCCTCGACGGGTCCGTCGACCTGGTGCTGTTCTCGTATCCCCTGTTCCGCCTGTTCGTGCTCGGCGTGAGTATCGCGGTCACGGCGGCGCTGTGGCTGGCGATTCGCCAGAGCGACTTCGGCATCGTCATGCGGGCGAGCGCGCACGACTCGGAGATGGTGGACGCGCTCGGGACGGACGTCAATCGCGTCTTCACCGCCGTCTTCGTCCTCGGCGCGGTGCTCGCCGGACTGGCCGGCGTCCTCCTGGGGACGGCGAGAGCGGTCGACCCGGGGATGGCCGCGAGCGTCATCATCCAGGCGTTCGCCATCGTCGTCATCGGTGGGCTCGGGAGCTATCGCGGTGCCGTCGTGGGCGCGTTCATCGTCGGAATGCTCAACGCGTTCGGACCGATGTTCGCGCCGCAGTTCACCGACGCGCTCCTGTATCTGCTGATGGCGGCCGTCCTGCTCGTGAAACCGGCCGGACTGTTCGGCAACCCGGAGGCGACGTGA
- a CDS encoding ABC transporter substrate-binding protein: MGGGGGGSDSVKLGFVLPFSGTYSFLGESIVNGVKLRLDQQLDGEIDGRTVEYVRQDTGADPSTGASITQEFLQSENVDFIVGPVSSAVAGAMKPEIAGTGSAIWLNANAGNYKLVQDNCTKYHFRTSFNTWQTSAPLASFVKNNVSDNVVLSYANYTFGQQSKNLFREEFESIGGTVVSEIGAPLGTSDYSSFLQEIENSGADAVFSFFAGSDAVNYIKQFSSFGLNETMTQTGSGFLLSADTLQAQGKAALGMYSLLHYTPTKQSDRNQEFVDAYSGQFDATPNVYACQGYDSGLAAEMAVKEAGGTDADTMVDSLSGKELDSPRGYFKFRSSTHDPIMDMDIRQVVEANEGVRNEVVETLSKVEGPTWGCSL; encoded by the coding sequence ATGGGGGGCGGCGGGGGTGGTTCGGACTCGGTCAAGCTCGGATTCGTCCTCCCGTTCTCCGGGACGTACTCGTTCCTCGGAGAGAGTATCGTCAACGGCGTGAAGCTCCGCCTCGACCAGCAGTTGGACGGCGAGATCGACGGGCGGACCGTCGAATACGTCCGACAGGACACCGGCGCGGACCCGTCGACGGGCGCGTCCATCACACAGGAGTTCCTCCAGTCCGAGAACGTCGACTTCATCGTCGGTCCGGTCTCGAGCGCCGTCGCCGGAGCGATGAAACCCGAGATAGCCGGCACCGGGAGCGCCATCTGGCTGAACGCCAACGCGGGCAACTACAAACTCGTACAGGACAACTGCACGAAGTATCACTTCCGCACCTCGTTCAACACGTGGCAGACGAGCGCGCCGCTGGCTTCCTTCGTCAAGAACAACGTCTCGGACAACGTCGTCCTCTCGTACGCGAACTACACCTTCGGACAGCAGTCGAAGAACCTCTTCCGGGAGGAATTCGAAAGCATCGGCGGGACCGTGGTCAGCGAGATCGGCGCTCCGCTCGGAACGTCCGATTACTCGTCGTTCCTCCAGGAGATAGAGAACAGCGGCGCGGACGCCGTGTTCTCCTTTTTCGCCGGAAGCGACGCCGTGAACTACATCAAGCAGTTCAGTTCCTTCGGCCTCAACGAGACGATGACACAGACCGGGAGCGGGTTCCTCCTCTCGGCCGACACGCTACAGGCACAGGGGAAGGCGGCGCTCGGCATGTATTCGCTGCTCCACTACACCCCGACGAAGCAGTCCGACCGGAACCAGGAGTTCGTCGACGCGTACTCGGGACAGTTCGACGCGACGCCGAACGTGTACGCCTGTCAGGGGTACGACTCGGGGCTCGCGGCCGAGATGGCGGTCAAGGAGGCCGGCGGTACCGACGCCGACACCATGGTCGATAGCCTCTCCGGGAAGGAACTGGACAGCCCGCGCGGCTACTTCAAGTTCAGGTCCTCGACGCACGACCCGATCATGGATATGGATATCCGTCAGGTCGTCGAAGCGAACGAGGGCGTCCGGAACGAAGTGGTCGAGACGCTGTCGAAGGTCGAAGGGCCGACTTGGGGGTGCAGTCTGTAA
- a CDS encoding ABC transporter ATP-binding protein, producing MATPLLALDSVSKKFGEIQAVDGVTLDIREDEVTAVIGPNGAGKTTLFNLITGRYGLTDGHIELRGERIDGLEPQQIVRQGLARSFQITNFFPDLTALENVRLASQAQRTGLTPGALLRHHNDDPEPRDAAREVLKRLDLLDIAREPASSLAHGQQRHLEIGIALACDPDVLVMDEPTAGMSPDETVETRELVESLAEDITIVIVEHDMDVVMRVADRLAVMENGSLLTAGPPETVREDERVQQAYLGGETA from the coding sequence ATGGCAACGCCTCTCTTGGCGTTGGACAGCGTTTCGAAAAAGTTCGGAGAGATCCAAGCTGTCGACGGGGTCACACTCGATATCCGCGAGGACGAGGTGACCGCCGTCATCGGCCCCAACGGGGCCGGGAAAACGACGCTGTTCAATCTGATCACCGGCCGATACGGGCTGACAGACGGACACATCGAACTGCGCGGGGAGCGGATCGACGGGCTCGAACCCCAACAGATAGTCCGACAGGGGCTCGCGCGCTCGTTCCAGATCACGAACTTCTTCCCCGACCTGACCGCGCTCGAAAACGTGCGGTTGGCGTCGCAGGCACAGCGAACCGGGCTGACGCCGGGAGCGTTACTGCGCCACCACAACGACGACCCGGAACCGCGCGACGCGGCGAGGGAGGTGCTGAAGCGTCTCGATCTCCTCGACATCGCGCGAGAGCCGGCCAGTTCGCTGGCGCACGGACAGCAGCGCCACCTGGAAATCGGCATCGCGCTCGCCTGTGACCCCGACGTCCTCGTCATGGACGAACCGACGGCCGGGATGAGCCCGGACGAGACCGTCGAGACGCGAGAGCTCGTCGAATCCCTCGCCGAGGACATCACCATCGTCATCGTCGAACACGACATGGACGTCGTGATGCGCGTCGCCGACCGCCTCGCCGTGATGGAGAACGGGTCGCTGCTCACGGCCGGGCCTCCGGAGACGGTCCGGGAGGACGAACGCGTCCAGCAGGCGTATCTCGGGGGTGAGACGGCGTGA
- a CDS encoding ABC transporter ATP-binding protein encodes MTVLEVDGVNTYYGPSHVLHDVSLDVDEGEIVALIGRNGAGKTTTLRSIMGVTPPKEGTVRLHGDDLQNLKPNQIRRRGISWTPEDRRVFPDLTVAENLQIANRVKADGDGSNRGTTFTIEDVYDSFARLDERRGQRAGTMSGGEQQMLAIARSLVGPPVEVLALDEPSEGLAPQIVDDVRGMIEQLNERGMTILLVEQNAHLALELADRAYVLETGHIELTAPADELLDDQDVLETYLGVR; translated from the coding sequence GTGACGGTGCTCGAAGTGGACGGTGTGAACACCTACTACGGGCCGAGTCACGTGCTCCACGACGTTTCCCTGGACGTCGACGAGGGGGAGATCGTCGCCCTCATCGGGCGAAACGGGGCCGGCAAGACCACGACCCTCCGGTCGATAATGGGCGTCACGCCGCCCAAGGAGGGGACGGTCCGCCTCCACGGGGACGACCTACAGAATCTCAAGCCCAATCAGATTCGACGGCGAGGGATCTCTTGGACGCCCGAAGATCGTCGCGTCTTCCCCGATCTGACCGTCGCCGAGAACCTTCAGATTGCGAACCGAGTCAAGGCTGACGGCGACGGATCGAACCGGGGAACGACGTTCACTATCGAAGACGTGTACGACAGCTTCGCTCGCCTCGACGAGCGCCGAGGCCAGCGAGCGGGAACGATGAGCGGCGGCGAACAGCAGATGTTGGCGATCGCGCGCTCCCTCGTCGGCCCCCCGGTCGAAGTGCTGGCGCTCGACGAACCGTCGGAGGGGCTCGCACCGCAGATCGTCGACGACGTGCGCGGCATGATAGAGCAGTTGAACGAGCGCGGCATGACGATCCTCCTCGTCGAACAGAACGCGCACCTGGCCCTGGAGTTGGCGGATCGAGCGTACGTGCTGGAGACGGGCCACATCGAACTGACGGCACCCGCCGACGAGCTGTTGGACGATCAGGACGTGCTCGAAACGTATCTCGGAGTCCGATGA
- a CDS encoding enoyl-CoA hydratase/isomerase family protein — protein sequence MSLTDGETRRYHDTVRADVDTDTGVAWLVMEADENDVNAFTATSVDALTEAVTDLREDVECLVLYGERDFSVGADLIDVQDTPQELRPPKIDNTAAASNRFIQTLRSLDAPVVAAVVGTAAGGGLGFALACDMIAMQESATLDTAYARIGLTPDNATPFFLTRAVGPYQARDLLFDPRPISAAEAKNLGITDRIVGGSNAEFRDEVSELASRLAMGPTDVYGKIKTLVDSSFHSRLDEHLELERDMIRDASESDTFDEGLKAFAEKRDPDWE from the coding sequence ATGAGTCTGACCGACGGAGAAACTCGACGATACCACGACACTGTTCGAGCGGACGTAGATACCGACACGGGCGTCGCGTGGCTGGTCATGGAGGCCGACGAGAACGACGTGAACGCGTTCACCGCGACGAGCGTGGACGCGCTCACCGAGGCGGTGACCGATCTTCGAGAGGACGTGGAGTGCCTCGTCCTCTACGGGGAGCGCGATTTCTCCGTCGGTGCCGACCTGATCGACGTACAGGATACGCCCCAGGAACTCCGCCCGCCGAAGATAGACAACACCGCGGCGGCTTCGAACCGGTTCATCCAGACGCTCCGGTCGCTCGACGCGCCGGTCGTCGCCGCGGTCGTGGGGACCGCCGCCGGCGGCGGCCTCGGGTTCGCGCTGGCCTGTGACATGATCGCCATGCAGGAGTCGGCGACCCTAGACACGGCGTACGCGCGCATCGGCCTGACGCCCGACAACGCCACGCCGTTCTTCCTCACGCGCGCCGTCGGGCCGTATCAGGCGCGTGACCTCCTCTTCGACCCGCGGCCGATATCCGCCGCCGAAGCCAAGAACCTCGGCATCACCGACCGAATCGTCGGCGGGTCGAACGCGGAGTTCCGCGACGAGGTGTCCGAACTGGCGAGTCGGCTCGCGATGGGCCCGACGGACGTCTACGGAAAAATCAAGACGCTGGTCGATAGCTCGTTCCACTCGCGACTCGACGAGCATCTCGAACTGGAGCGGGACATGATAAGGGACGCGAGCGAGTCCGATACGTTCGACGAGGGACTGAAAGCGTTCGCCGAGAAGCGCGATCCGGACTGGGAGTGA
- a CDS encoding DPP IV N-terminal domain-containing protein: MSDDSSPGDERFVHSRRNYLQGLLGGSAAMAGLTGSGSAAVDADAGDVSEVTVTATEGTNIAATISPDAETIVVDHAGVLFRLPAEGGDAEQLTDVELEPARPDYGPDGDRITFQAYAAGNFDIWTMAPDGSDLRQLTDDFWDDREPKWSPDGSEIAFSSDRGEGYDVWTVDVATGELRQWTDTDTENYQPTWSPDGTEIAYVADGDAIEAVDREGDRRTLHSAEADAEFYSPSWSPVGAAERVGYIRERDADGSASRVDLMVSGEQITDGQDVFPFSPDWLSADELLYSGDGDIRVANLETGETSDIPFRTDFDLPVLDYDSKSYEFDERSPREVKGIMTPVLSPDGERVAFVALNDLWVTHVDGDSKRITNDSAYQTDPAWSPDGWYVAYSSDEAGTQDLYVHDTQTGADHRVTSRDGEAALSAEWSPDGTKIAFQDQNGATFTVEVDIGEDGVETGEIRRVVGELFAPSNPSWSADGSTLAVAALKTYSDRFREGTSQILTVDVETGEREYYPPGEEFESISTRADDGPVWSPDGRWMAFVVDSTLRVMPVTEDGEPDGPARQITDEITDSPSWSGDSGWLLYLNNGRLKKVRRDGSETTEVPLDLEYRPDHPTGRTRIYAGQMWDATSPTVHEDVVIEVVNNRIQRITPDCEPPERPHVDASDLTVIPGLWDCHVHQTFETGAFGDRQGRLNLAYGVTSTVSRGDLVYRSLEQREALESGARLGARYFASGELLDGSRIYYNSMRSVTSPEQVEMELKRAIELDYDFVKTYVRMNAELMGQVADTVHEKLGVPTASHFLAPGAFVGQDGTTHISATQRLGFARTETVSGETYDDVVQLYGQGEKWLVTTVFTSRFVLADEVADDPRTQLFAPWRRTSLADAVGGNDEFPTDPDCETSLCKKMETFKRIVESGGTVLAGTDAPLDYLGVGVHGNLRPLVKYGGFSPHEALLTATRFPAEHQDVEDDLGTLEEGKLADMAFIEGNPLDRIEDAMNVRMTMKDGRLHTVSELVEPFASEGDTDGC; this comes from the coding sequence ATGTCGGACGACAGCAGTCCCGGCGACGAGCGGTTCGTGCACAGCCGTCGCAACTATCTGCAGGGTCTCCTCGGGGGGAGCGCAGCGATGGCCGGTCTGACCGGCAGCGGTTCGGCGGCCGTCGACGCCGACGCGGGCGACGTCAGCGAAGTGACGGTGACCGCGACGGAGGGGACGAATATCGCGGCCACGATCTCGCCCGACGCCGAGACGATCGTCGTCGATCACGCGGGGGTCTTGTTCCGCCTCCCGGCCGAGGGGGGCGACGCGGAGCAATTGACAGACGTCGAACTGGAGCCGGCGCGTCCCGACTACGGGCCCGACGGGGACCGCATCACGTTCCAGGCGTACGCGGCCGGCAACTTCGATATCTGGACGATGGCTCCGGACGGGAGCGACCTCCGCCAGTTGACGGACGACTTCTGGGACGACAGGGAACCGAAGTGGTCCCCGGACGGGTCCGAGATAGCGTTCTCGTCCGACCGGGGCGAGGGCTACGACGTCTGGACGGTCGACGTGGCGACCGGGGAGCTGCGGCAGTGGACCGACACCGATACCGAGAACTACCAGCCCACGTGGTCCCCTGACGGGACGGAGATCGCCTACGTCGCGGACGGCGATGCGATCGAAGCCGTCGACCGAGAGGGGGACCGGCGCACGCTACACTCGGCGGAGGCAGACGCGGAGTTCTACTCGCCGTCGTGGTCGCCGGTCGGAGCGGCGGAACGGGTCGGGTACATCCGCGAACGGGACGCCGACGGGAGCGCGAGCCGGGTCGATCTGATGGTGTCCGGGGAACAGATCACCGACGGCCAAGACGTGTTCCCCTTTAGTCCGGACTGGCTATCCGCCGACGAACTCCTGTACAGCGGCGACGGGGACATTCGGGTCGCGAATCTGGAAACGGGTGAGACGTCCGATATCCCGTTCCGCACCGACTTCGACCTGCCCGTGCTGGACTACGATTCGAAGTCCTACGAGTTCGACGAGCGGAGCCCACGGGAAGTCAAGGGCATCATGACGCCGGTCTTGAGCCCGGACGGCGAGCGAGTGGCGTTCGTCGCGCTGAACGACCTCTGGGTGACGCACGTCGACGGTGACTCGAAGCGGATAACGAACGACTCGGCGTATCAGACGGACCCCGCTTGGTCGCCCGACGGCTGGTACGTCGCGTACTCGTCAGACGAGGCCGGGACACAGGACCTGTACGTTCACGATACGCAGACGGGAGCCGACCACCGGGTGACGTCGCGCGACGGAGAGGCCGCACTGTCGGCGGAGTGGTCGCCGGACGGGACCAAAATCGCGTTTCAGGACCAGAACGGGGCGACTTTCACCGTAGAGGTGGATATCGGCGAGGACGGAGTCGAAACAGGCGAGATCCGACGAGTCGTCGGAGAGCTGTTCGCTCCCAGCAATCCCTCGTGGTCGGCGGACGGGTCGACCCTCGCCGTGGCGGCGCTCAAGACGTACTCGGATCGGTTCCGCGAGGGAACGAGTCAGATCCTGACCGTCGACGTCGAGACCGGAGAGCGGGAGTACTACCCGCCCGGCGAGGAGTTCGAGTCGATTTCGACCAGGGCGGACGACGGGCCCGTCTGGTCGCCCGACGGGCGGTGGATGGCCTTCGTGGTCGACAGCACCCTCCGCGTCATGCCCGTCACCGAAGACGGCGAACCGGACGGCCCGGCGAGACAGATCACGGACGAGATCACGGACTCCCCGAGTTGGAGCGGCGACTCGGGGTGGCTGCTCTACTTGAACAACGGCCGGCTGAAGAAGGTGAGACGCGACGGGAGCGAGACGACGGAGGTTCCTCTCGACCTCGAGTATCGGCCGGACCACCCGACCGGCCGGACGCGCATCTACGCGGGGCAGATGTGGGACGCGACCAGCCCGACCGTTCACGAAGACGTCGTCATCGAGGTGGTGAACAACCGCATTCAGCGGATCACCCCCGACTGCGAACCGCCGGAGAGACCGCACGTCGACGCGTCCGACCTCACCGTCATCCCGGGCCTCTGGGACTGTCACGTGCACCAGACGTTCGAGACCGGTGCCTTCGGCGACCGACAGGGACGCCTCAATCTCGCGTACGGAGTCACGTCGACCGTCTCCAGGGGAGACCTCGTCTATCGGTCGCTCGAACAGCGCGAAGCGCTGGAATCGGGCGCTCGTCTCGGCGCGCGCTACTTCGCGTCGGGCGAACTGCTCGACGGCTCTCGCATCTACTACAACAGCATGCGCTCGGTCACGAGTCCCGAGCAGGTCGAGATGGAACTGAAGCGGGCGATCGAACTCGACTACGACTTCGTCAAGACGTACGTCCGCATGAACGCCGAACTCATGGGCCAGGTCGCCGATACCGTCCACGAGAAGCTCGGCGTTCCGACCGCGTCGCACTTCCTCGCGCCCGGTGCCTTCGTCGGTCAAGACGGAACGACCCACATCTCCGCGACCCAGCGTCTCGGTTTCGCCCGGACGGAGACGGTATCGGGTGAGACGTACGACGACGTCGTGCAGCTCTACGGCCAGGGGGAGAAGTGGCTCGTCACGACGGTCTTCACCTCGAGATTCGTCCTCGCCGACGAGGTGGCGGACGACCCGCGCACACAGCTCTTCGCGCCGTGGCGGCGCACGAGCCTCGCGGACGCCGTCGGCGGCAACGACGAGTTTCCCACGGACCCGGACTGTGAGACGTCGCTCTGTAAGAAGATGGAGACGTTCAAGCGCATCGTCGAGAGCGGTGGAACGGTTCTCGCCGGTACCGACGCGCCGCTCGACTACCTCGGAGTGGGCGTACACGGGAACCTCCGCCCCCTGGTGAAATACGGCGGGTTCTCGCCGCACGAAGCGCTTCTGACCGCTACGCGGTTCCCGGCCGAACACCAAGACGTCGAAGACGACCTCGGGACGCTCGAAGAGGGGAAACTGGCCGATATGGCCTTCATCGAGGGCAACCCTCTGGACCGGATCGAAGACGCGATGAACGTGCGAATGACGATGAAGGACGGTCGATTACACACCGTCAGCGAGCTCGTCGAGCCGTTCGCTTCCGAAGGGGATACCGACGGCTGTTAA
- a CDS encoding amidase: MVDAHLERIEEREDDLNAFITLLEEEAREEAKEAERAVRTDAKLGPLHGVPIAVKDLLGKIEGVPNTLGAKPLENVVANETAILVQRLKDAGAIVVGTTNTPEFAHKGQTDNLLIGETPTPFDLNRTSGGSSGGSAAAVASGMVPIATGSDAGGSCRIPAAACGVFGYCPSFTRVPNKHRPNMFVAPPFFQAGALSRSVSDAAVMLDVMTGPHPQDPFGLPDDGIDYVEATNRSIEDLDIAYNPDLDGLFPIDPKVKSVLEDSLEAFETLDANVEEVEIGIEQTFDQLWDAFMDHWSVTMAGINEGVKIEHGIDMYADHREELPESIVEKVEEGQEMGALELGAHQAQITDFYETIHRLFEEYDLLATPTLAIEPPSTEYVSGPPEINGKERPSALGWFLTWPFNFTATPNASLPAGFTENGLPVGLQIIGPRYHDERVFAASAGFERVNPWSDAYPPQ, encoded by the coding sequence GTGGTCGATGCCCACTTAGAACGTATCGAAGAACGAGAAGACGACCTCAATGCGTTTATCACTCTACTCGAAGAGGAAGCACGGGAGGAAGCAAAAGAGGCAGAACGGGCTGTTCGAACGGACGCTAAACTAGGTCCACTTCACGGTGTACCGATCGCAGTCAAGGACCTTCTCGGGAAGATCGAAGGCGTTCCAAACACCCTAGGCGCGAAACCACTCGAAAACGTTGTCGCTAATGAAACAGCAATCCTTGTCCAACGGCTCAAGGACGCCGGAGCAATCGTCGTTGGTACGACAAATACCCCTGAATTTGCTCATAAGGGTCAAACAGACAATCTCCTCATCGGTGAAACGCCGACTCCATTCGACCTCAACCGGACATCCGGAGGCTCCTCAGGTGGGAGTGCAGCAGCTGTGGCGTCCGGGATGGTACCGATCGCAACTGGATCAGACGCCGGCGGATCATGTCGGATTCCGGCGGCCGCCTGTGGTGTGTTTGGATATTGTCCCTCGTTCACGCGTGTACCGAACAAACATCGTCCGAACATGTTTGTCGCCCCTCCGTTCTTCCAAGCGGGGGCGCTCTCCCGGTCGGTGTCAGATGCTGCAGTTATGCTCGATGTAATGACCGGCCCGCACCCACAAGATCCGTTCGGACTTCCGGATGACGGCATAGATTACGTCGAGGCTACGAACCGATCTATCGAAGATCTCGACATCGCGTATAACCCCGATCTGGATGGTCTTTTCCCGATTGACCCGAAGGTCAAGTCCGTCTTAGAAGATTCGCTAGAAGCGTTCGAGACGTTAGACGCGAACGTTGAAGAAGTAGAGATTGGGATTGAGCAAACGTTCGACCAACTATGGGACGCCTTCATGGATCATTGGAGCGTCACCATGGCCGGCATCAACGAAGGTGTAAAGATAGAACATGGAATCGATATGTACGCCGATCATCGCGAGGAGTTGCCGGAGTCCATTGTTGAGAAGGTCGAAGAAGGGCAAGAGATGGGTGCACTTGAACTTGGTGCACACCAAGCCCAGATCACAGACTTCTACGAAACCATTCATCGATTGTTTGAGGAGTACGACTTGCTCGCCACTCCGACGCTGGCCATCGAACCCCCGTCCACCGAATACGTATCCGGTCCGCCAGAGATCAACGGCAAAGAACGCCCCAGCGCACTCGGCTGGTTCCTAACGTGGCCGTTCAACTTCACAGCGACGCCGAACGCGTCACTCCCTGCTGGGTTCACAGAGAACGGCTTGCCTGTTGGTCTCCAAATAATTGGGCCACGTTACCATGATGAACGGGTGTTCGCGGCGAGTGCGGGATTTGAACGAGTCAATCCATGGTCTGACGCATATCCGCCTCAATGA
- a CDS encoding GNAT family N-acetyltransferase: MNGDVDEQGAACTGWNNSSCEGTEYCPPRCPRFVDRAGVPRIARRYEPTDFDAVVDMYDDLDSYSRTQGIPPATRSGIESWVSSLVENGLNLVVEGNGRILGHAAAVPLSASAPELVIFLHQSVRNNGIGSELLKHLIAHADDENHDGLTLNVSCGNSRAITVYENIGFDETERTKTDIAMELSMDEPIVDRVQLFPAQRES, translated from the coding sequence ATGAACGGAGACGTAGACGAACAGGGCGCGGCCTGTACCGGGTGGAACAACTCGTCGTGTGAGGGGACGGAGTACTGTCCACCCCGTTGTCCCCGTTTCGTCGATCGAGCCGGCGTCCCGCGGATCGCTCGCCGCTACGAACCGACGGACTTCGACGCCGTCGTCGACATGTACGACGACCTCGATAGCTACAGTCGAACCCAGGGAATCCCGCCGGCGACGCGGTCGGGGATAGAGAGCTGGGTCTCGTCGCTCGTCGAGAACGGTCTGAACCTCGTGGTCGAAGGTAACGGGCGCATCCTCGGCCACGCTGCGGCCGTTCCGCTCTCTGCGTCCGCGCCCGAACTCGTCATCTTTCTCCACCAGTCCGTCCGGAACAACGGAATCGGTTCGGAGTTGCTCAAACACCTCATCGCACACGCCGACGACGAGAATCACGACGGACTGACGCTCAACGTCTCGTGTGGAAACAGCCGCGCGATCACCGTCTACGAGAACATCGGATTCGACGAGACCGAGCGGACGAAGACCGACATCGCGATGGAACTCTCGATGGACGAGCCCATCGTCGACCGCGTCCAGCTGTTTCCGGCACAGCGAGAGAGCTAG